The Paenibacillus tianjinensis genome has a window encoding:
- a CDS encoding SIMPL domain-containing protein, with translation MKKWGKSFGAVLLAGSLIVGGMGLSGVFKGPEKAYAAEDIQRNIVSVTGKGELAIKPDIVYLSIGVTSSAETAQDAQKVNGAKIAKLTSLLKTTWGIADKDIQSTQFSVQPNYTYSEKDGQQVKGYIAQHTLQVAYRDLAKVGALLDAASTAGANNIGNAQFAIEDPSAFEAQVIEKAMANADAKAAAIAKAAKRSLGSVVTVIQNDDGNHPVIYMENAAMSKAAADTAGGTSVEPGEVKVSTQLNVVYELK, from the coding sequence ATGAAGAAATGGGGCAAATCATTCGGAGCGGTGCTGCTGGCAGGAAGTTTGATTGTAGGGGGGATGGGGCTTAGCGGAGTGTTTAAAGGTCCTGAAAAGGCTTACGCGGCTGAGGATATTCAAAGAAATATTGTCAGCGTAACAGGTAAGGGCGAACTGGCCATCAAGCCGGATATCGTATATCTGTCGATTGGTGTGACTTCGTCTGCAGAAACGGCACAGGATGCGCAAAAGGTTAACGGAGCCAAAATCGCCAAGCTGACCTCTTTGCTCAAGACCACCTGGGGCATTGCCGACAAGGATATCCAGAGCACACAATTCAGCGTACAGCCTAACTACACCTATAGTGAAAAAGACGGACAGCAGGTGAAAGGTTATATCGCACAGCACACCCTGCAGGTAGCTTACCGTGATCTGGCCAAAGTGGGCGCTCTGCTGGATGCTGCTTCCACAGCGGGTGCGAACAACATCGGTAATGCGCAGTTTGCGATAGAAGATCCTTCGGCATTTGAAGCTCAGGTCATTGAAAAAGCGATGGCAAATGCCGATGCAAAAGCGGCCGCAATTGCTAAAGCAGCTAAGCGCAGTCTCGGCTCGGTTGTTACGGTTATCCAGAACGATGACGGCAACCACCCGGTCATTTACATGGAGAATGCAGCCATGAGTAAAGCAGCTGCGGATACAGCCGGCGGGACTTCGGTAGAGCCTGGTGAAGTTAAGGTTTCCACACAGCTTAACGTTGTTTACGAACTGAAATAA
- the rapZ gene encoding RNase adapter RapZ yields MTELEQSGAASATLIIITGMSGAGKTIAVQSLEDLGFFCVDNLPPVLIPKFAELIEQSKGKIAKVALVIDLRGREFFTALSESLTYIKNESTIGCEILFLDATDSVLVQRYKESRRHHPLAPKGMPLDGIRLERQMLEELKNSATLCLDTSSMKPVQLKEKIVSRFSHLGKSTLSVNITSFGFKYGIPIDADLVFDVRFLPNPHYVDQLRPKTGQDNDVYEYVMKWPETQVFLTKLLDMLHFLVPQYRKEGKSQIIIGIGCTGGKHRSVAIAEYLGKMLGVSETETVAVSHRDSERDRH; encoded by the coding sequence ATGACCGAATTGGAGCAATCCGGAGCGGCTAGTGCCACCCTGATCATTATTACGGGCATGTCGGGTGCAGGCAAAACCATTGCTGTACAAAGTCTGGAGGACCTGGGGTTCTTCTGTGTCGATAATCTGCCGCCGGTGCTAATTCCGAAGTTCGCCGAGCTGATTGAGCAGTCGAAGGGGAAGATCGCCAAGGTAGCGCTTGTAATTGATTTGCGGGGGCGGGAGTTTTTTACGGCTTTATCAGAATCGCTGACCTACATCAAGAACGAGTCAACGATCGGCTGCGAAATTCTGTTCCTGGATGCCACGGATTCCGTGCTGGTGCAGCGCTACAAGGAGAGCCGGAGGCATCATCCGCTGGCTCCGAAGGGCATGCCGCTTGACGGCATCCGCCTGGAGCGCCAAATGCTGGAGGAACTGAAGAATTCGGCTACTCTCTGTCTGGACACAAGCAGTATGAAGCCTGTACAGCTTAAGGAGAAGATCGTTTCAAGATTTTCTCATCTTGGAAAAAGTACACTCTCCGTTAACATTACTTCGTTCGGATTCAAGTATGGTATTCCGATTGATGCAGACCTCGTGTTTGATGTTCGCTTTTTGCCTAATCCGCATTATGTGGATCAACTGCGGCCCAAGACTGGCCAGGACAACGATGTTTACGAATATGTAATGAAATGGCCTGAAACGCAAGTTTTTCTGACCAAGCTGCTGGATATGCTTCATTTCCTGGTTCCCCAGTACCGTAAGGAAGGCAAATCCCAGATTATTATCGGCATCGGTTGCACGGGCGGCAAACACCGCTCAGTAGCGATTGCAGAGTACCTGGGCAAAATGCTGGGAGTCAGTGAAACGGAGACGGTAGCGGTCAGCCATCGGGATTCCGAGCGTGATCGGCATTAA
- a CDS encoding HPr family phosphocarrier protein produces the protein MTKHPVVVRLKTGLHARPAALFVQEANKFSSEIFVEKDDKKVNAKSIMGIMSLAISSGTEIYISADGADADQAVTALTSLVSKEELENQ, from the coding sequence ATGACAAAGCACCCGGTAGTTGTACGGTTGAAGACGGGGCTCCACGCTCGGCCGGCAGCATTGTTCGTGCAAGAAGCCAACAAGTTTTCGTCGGAGATTTTCGTGGAAAAAGACGATAAAAAGGTTAACGCCAAAAGCATCATGGGCATTATGAGCCTGGCGATCAGTTCCGGCACGGAGATTTATATTAGCGCGGATGGCGCCGATGCGGATCAAGCTGTAACCGCTTTGACAAGTCTTGTTAGTAAGGAAGAACTGGAGAACCAATAA
- a CDS encoding GDSL-type esterase/lipase family protein codes for MMSYQYTAIGDSLTTGFGALPGNGFVPVYRRMAEARLRTPIRLTNLGVNGLTTDGLEQRLKADYNFRLAVSDADLITISIGGNDLIKAAKAAGTRPGDLSPLLQKALRNCKRNISDIMSTLSQLKAGMPRPYIIRMVGLYNPYPQIDEATDWVRQFNRYTAGYSSRVFGFASIYNEFAGNERGLLFIDHIHPNGKGYRVIADKLDGLGYGRLG; via the coding sequence ATGATGAGCTATCAGTACACCGCTATTGGTGATTCCCTGACGACGGGGTTTGGAGCGCTGCCCGGTAACGGATTTGTTCCGGTTTACCGCAGAATGGCGGAGGCGCGCCTGCGTACGCCCATCCGCTTAACCAATTTAGGCGTAAATGGGCTGACAACAGACGGGCTGGAGCAGCGTCTTAAAGCGGATTACAACTTCCGGCTGGCGGTCAGCGATGCGGACCTGATTACGATATCGATCGGCGGCAATGATCTGATCAAGGCCGCTAAGGCGGCAGGCACCCGCCCAGGTGATCTGTCGCCGCTGCTCCAGAAGGCGCTGCGCAATTGCAAACGGAACATCAGTGACATTATGAGTACGTTATCACAGCTCAAGGCAGGTATGCCAAGGCCCTATATCATCCGCATGGTCGGACTGTACAATCCTTATCCGCAAATTGATGAAGCTACGGACTGGGTCCGGCAATTCAACCGGTATACTGCTGGATACAGCAGCCGGGTCTTCGGGTTTGCCTCCATCTATAATGAGTTTGCCGGCAATGAACGCGGCCTGCTGTTTATTGATCATATTCACCCGAACGGGAAGGGGTACCGGGTTATTGCAGACAAACTGGATGGCCTGGGGTATGGCCGTTTGGGGTAG
- a CDS encoding gluconeogenesis factor YvcK family protein, whose translation MGGGTGLSVMLRGLKEKPLDITAIVTVADDGGSSGILRSELQMPPPGDIRNVLTAMADVEPLMEQIMKYRFSTGEGLAGHSLGNLILAALTDISGDFVTAVRELSRVFAVRGRVLPAAGDAVVLHAEMSDGTIITGESKIPEAGGRIKRVFLEPADVEPLPEALEAIRNADAILCGPGSLYTSILPNLLVPKLAEAVVESDAIKIFVCNVMTQPGETDNYTVSDHLQAVYDHIGLHLFDYVIVNDGEIPEQVQVKYAEKGARPVLLDRDALDGNGYKVIADKLVLFKTYLRHDTDKLSHHIYQLVEDWISR comes from the coding sequence ATGGGCGGAGGTACGGGACTCTCTGTCATGCTTCGCGGATTGAAGGAAAAGCCGCTCGATATCACAGCGATAGTGACTGTGGCAGATGACGGAGGCAGCTCCGGGATTCTGCGGAGCGAGCTGCAGATGCCGCCTCCGGGTGACATCCGCAACGTCCTGACAGCCATGGCGGATGTAGAGCCGCTGATGGAACAGATTATGAAATACCGCTTCAGTACCGGAGAAGGACTGGCCGGGCATAGCCTCGGCAATCTGATTCTGGCGGCGCTTACGGACATCTCCGGTGATTTTGTCACCGCTGTCCGTGAGCTTAGCCGGGTATTCGCCGTCCGCGGACGGGTACTGCCCGCCGCGGGGGATGCCGTGGTGCTGCACGCCGAAATGTCTGATGGTACCATTATTACCGGAGAGTCCAAAATACCGGAAGCCGGAGGCCGGATCAAACGTGTCTTTTTGGAGCCGGCTGATGTGGAACCGCTGCCGGAGGCGCTGGAGGCGATCCGGAATGCGGACGCCATTCTTTGCGGGCCAGGCAGCTTGTATACGAGTATTCTGCCCAATCTGCTCGTACCGAAGCTGGCAGAAGCCGTTGTAGAGTCTGACGCGATTAAAATCTTTGTCTGCAATGTGATGACCCAGCCCGGAGAGACAGACAATTACACCGTAAGCGACCACCTTCAAGCCGTGTATGACCATATCGGCCTGCATTTGTTCGATTATGTGATTGTCAACGACGGGGAGATTCCGGAGCAGGTCCAGGTCAAATATGCTGAGAAGGGCGCACGCCCCGTGCTGCTTGACCGGGATGCACTCGACGGCAACGGATACAAGGTTATTGCGGATAAGCTGGTATTATTTAAGACCTATTTAAGGCATGATACGGATAAGCTCAGTCATCATATCTACCAGCTGGTAGAGGACTGGATATCCAGATAG
- a CDS encoding DUF1858 domain-containing protein produces MNKVLRMDESIFELVSRHPEVTGIMVELGFHDIAKPGMLQTAGRFMTLSKGIKLRRMDPDTVRQTFQRHGFEVLE; encoded by the coding sequence ATGAACAAAGTGCTGAGAATGGATGAATCCATATTCGAGCTGGTAAGCCGGCATCCTGAGGTTACCGGCATTATGGTGGAGCTGGGGTTTCATGATATTGCGAAGCCGGGGATGCTGCAGACAGCAGGCCGGTTCATGACCCTGTCGAAGGGAATTAAGCTGCGGAGAATGGACCCGGATACCGTGCGGCAGACTTTTCAACGCCATGGGTTCGAGGTTCTTGAATAG
- a CDS encoding DUF438 domain-containing protein, translating into MSELINNREVDVPEQTRRQAMLKEIIKELHAGKSVEEVKARFAEAVGDVTVAEISAMEHSLMTEEGIPVAEVQRLCSVHTAIFKGSIEQIHRSTKPQEQPGHPVHTFKLENREIERLVNFRLELHAGKFLKNDSEEIIFKLLEDLSLLLDLDKHYSRKENLLFPYLEKYGIYGPTKVMWGVDDGIRAMIKAAKAALSPYSGNKEEIGAQLAEIIKEVNEMIFKEENILLPMALDKLTEDEWVKIARESDEIGFCLTSPEQEWIPERAAEPEGAAVQEESAGESPQGFIRFETGLLSLHQLETVLNHLPVDLTFIDENDVVRYFSHGKERIFARTKAVIGRTVQNCHPPQSVHVVEKLLEDFKAGRKDAEDFWIAIKDKFIYIRYFAVRDEAGRYMGTLEFTQNIAPIRALEGQKRILSE; encoded by the coding sequence ATGAGTGAACTGATCAATAACCGTGAAGTGGACGTACCGGAACAGACCCGCCGCCAGGCGATGCTGAAGGAGATCATTAAAGAGCTGCACGCCGGTAAAAGTGTAGAGGAAGTCAAAGCGCGTTTTGCGGAAGCAGTGGGCGATGTGACGGTGGCGGAAATTTCGGCAATGGAACATTCGCTGATGACAGAGGAGGGCATTCCGGTAGCAGAGGTGCAGCGGCTGTGTTCGGTGCATACGGCCATCTTCAAGGGCTCGATCGAACAGATTCACCGTTCCACGAAGCCGCAGGAGCAGCCAGGCCATCCGGTGCACACCTTCAAGCTGGAGAACCGCGAAATTGAGCGGCTGGTGAACTTCCGTCTGGAGCTGCATGCCGGCAAGTTTCTGAAGAATGACAGCGAGGAGATCATCTTTAAGCTGCTGGAGGATCTCAGCCTGCTGCTGGATCTCGACAAGCATTACAGCCGCAAGGAGAATCTGCTGTTCCCTTATCTGGAGAAGTACGGGATTTACGGTCCGACTAAGGTAATGTGGGGAGTCGATGACGGCATCCGGGCCATGATCAAAGCAGCCAAAGCGGCACTCAGCCCATACAGCGGTAATAAGGAAGAGATTGGTGCCCAGTTAGCTGAAATCATCAAGGAAGTAAACGAGATGATCTTTAAGGAAGAGAATATTCTGCTGCCCATGGCGCTCGATAAGCTGACCGAAGACGAATGGGTCAAAATCGCCCGGGAAAGTGACGAGATCGGCTTCTGCCTGACCTCACCGGAGCAGGAGTGGATCCCGGAGCGTGCTGCTGAGCCGGAAGGAGCCGCTGTGCAGGAAGAATCTGCAGGCGAAAGCCCGCAGGGCTTTATCCGCTTTGAAACAGGCCTGCTCTCGCTCCATCAGCTGGAGACTGTGCTGAACCATCTGCCGGTGGATTTAACCTTTATTGACGAAAATGACGTTGTCCGTTATTTTTCACATGGTAAAGAACGGATCTTCGCCCGGACCAAGGCCGTTATTGGCCGTACGGTTCAGAACTGTCATCCTCCGCAAAGCGTACATGTGGTAGAGAAGCTGCTGGAGGACTTCAAGGCAGGACGCAAGGATGCAGAGGATTTCTGGATTGCTATCAAGGATAAGTTTATTTATATCCGTTATTTCGCTGTCCGCGATGAAGCGGGCCGCTACATGGGGACACTGGAATTTACCCAGAATATCGCCCCAATCCGCGCGCTGGAAGGCCAGAAACGGATATTGTCGGAATAA
- a CDS encoding PdaC/SigV domain-containing protein — MNIISKEQARKWAAGLMAAGMLLGGGILPAGTSEAAVAKPVAKAEQTQVVLKWNGNITQQTGIYSGGKVWVPVSFLRDSLNMPVSYDKAEKIYSIGKGNTLTKLMVSDYGISISVNNYFLGDYEGKNINNRLYVPFDLLTDYLGYKGDWNAPSGRLNVMKQVQNAITIKTESFIKEREDAPIKLDYPQVSGLENAEAQKAINDTIKQTILKFAADAENQIANKSEDDRPYEFEGGYVVTYNQNGVLSLVTQQYGYTGGAHGMTYRNAFTFSLKDGKRLLLGDLFGANPNYKKELNAKLTKLLKADGGYLGGFAGLNTEKYFYLKEGKVVLFFQLYEYTAYAAGFPQFTFTFKEMLPDGSSPFAALK, encoded by the coding sequence ATGAATATTATATCGAAGGAACAAGCCCGTAAATGGGCTGCAGGATTGATGGCAGCAGGTATGCTGCTTGGCGGAGGCATATTGCCGGCCGGGACCAGTGAGGCAGCAGTGGCCAAACCGGTAGCTAAGGCGGAGCAAACGCAGGTCGTGCTGAAATGGAACGGAAACATTACACAGCAGACCGGGATTTATAGCGGCGGAAAGGTATGGGTACCTGTCAGCTTCCTGCGTGATAGCCTGAACATGCCAGTATCGTATGATAAGGCAGAAAAGATTTACTCGATTGGCAAAGGAAACACGCTGACCAAACTGATGGTTTCGGATTACGGCATTTCCATTTCAGTGAATAATTATTTCCTTGGAGATTATGAAGGAAAAAATATCAATAACCGCCTGTATGTTCCTTTCGACCTGCTGACCGATTATCTCGGTTACAAGGGGGATTGGAATGCACCCTCGGGCCGGCTCAATGTAATGAAGCAGGTGCAGAATGCGATCACCATTAAGACGGAGAGCTTCATTAAGGAACGGGAAGATGCGCCCATCAAGCTGGATTATCCGCAGGTGAGCGGCCTGGAGAATGCCGAGGCCCAGAAAGCGATCAATGATACAATTAAACAGACGATCCTAAAGTTTGCGGCAGATGCCGAGAATCAAATCGCGAACAAATCGGAGGATGACCGGCCGTACGAATTTGAGGGCGGCTATGTGGTTACCTACAATCAGAACGGTGTACTCAGCCTTGTCACACAGCAATACGGTTATACCGGCGGGGCCCATGGAATGACCTACCGCAACGCCTTCACCTTCTCGCTGAAGGATGGTAAACGCCTCCTGCTGGGTGACCTGTTCGGTGCTAACCCTAATTATAAAAAAGAGCTGAACGCCAAGCTGACCAAGCTTTTAAAAGCTGATGGAGGGTATCTCGGCGGATTCGCCGGGCTGAATACAGAAAAATATTTCTACTTGAAGGAAGGCAAGGTAGTCTTATTCTTCCAGTTATACGAGTATACAGCTTATGCTGCCGGGTTCCCCCAGTTCACCTTCACCTTTAAGGAAATGCTGCCGGATGGAAGCAGCCCGTTTGCAGCCCTGAAGTAA
- the trxB gene encoding thioredoxin-disulfide reductase, with protein sequence MYKTIVIGTGPAGLTAAIYLARANLNPLVIEGLQPGGQLTTTTEVENFPGFPEGILGPDLMDNMRKQAERFGAEFKNGWVDSVDFSQRPFKVTVDGLGVLEAESVIISTGASARYLGIPGEQENVGRGVSTCATCDGFFFRGKKIIVVGGGDSAMEEASFLTRFASSVTLVHRREELRASKIMQDRARENSKVAWALNRTPLEVTVSDTGVKGLTVRNNETGLEELLEADGVFVAIGHTPNTAFLGGQITTDANGYIVVNPGTTETNIPGVFACGDVQDTRYRQAISAAGTGCMAAMDAEKFLEGTMVHDWSETLDK encoded by the coding sequence ATGTACAAAACAATTGTAATCGGAACAGGCCCGGCAGGGCTGACTGCCGCAATTTATTTGGCACGTGCCAACCTTAACCCGCTCGTAATTGAAGGCTTGCAGCCGGGAGGACAACTAACAACGACGACAGAAGTGGAGAACTTTCCGGGCTTTCCTGAAGGCATTCTTGGACCCGACCTGATGGACAACATGCGCAAGCAGGCTGAACGTTTCGGTGCAGAGTTTAAGAACGGCTGGGTCGATTCTGTGGATTTCTCGCAGCGGCCTTTCAAAGTAACCGTGGATGGGCTTGGTGTACTGGAGGCAGAGTCGGTTATTATCTCTACCGGGGCTTCGGCAAGATATCTGGGTATCCCCGGCGAGCAGGAGAATGTGGGGCGCGGGGTCAGCACATGCGCTACCTGTGACGGCTTCTTTTTCCGCGGCAAGAAAATTATTGTTGTCGGCGGCGGAGACTCCGCGATGGAGGAAGCCAGCTTCCTGACCCGCTTTGCCTCAAGTGTAACCCTGGTGCACCGCCGCGAGGAGCTGCGCGCTTCGAAGATTATGCAGGACCGGGCGCGTGAGAACAGCAAGGTGGCCTGGGCGCTTAACCGTACACCGCTGGAAGTGACCGTTAGCGACACGGGAGTCAAAGGGCTGACTGTGCGCAACAATGAGACAGGTCTGGAAGAACTGCTGGAAGCGGATGGTGTGTTCGTGGCAATCGGGCACACACCGAACACGGCATTCCTGGGCGGACAGATTACGACGGATGCTAACGGGTACATTGTCGTCAACCCGGGCACGACCGAAACGAACATTCCGGGCGTCTTTGCTTGCGGAGACGTGCAGGATACCCGTTACCGTCAGGCGATCTCTGCAGCCGGAACCGGATGCATGGCAGCTATGGATGCCGAGAAGTTCCTGGAAGGCACCATGGTGCATGATTGGAGTGAAACGCTGGATAAATGA
- the thiC gene encoding phosphomethylpyrimidine synthase ThiC produces MAGTVKQENVNLSVFPGSRKVYVEGSRPDIQVPMREISLTPTRGSAGEEMNAPVRVYDTSGLYTDDFEQTDIRKGLPPHRLAWIAERGDSEEYEGAAPQDEGKGNAAACVTETFPGLQRRPLRARPGTNVTQLHYARKGIITPEMEYIAIRENMSPEFVRDEVAAGRAIIPANLNHPESEPMIIGRNFLVKINANIGNSAVSSSIEEEVEKMRWATRWGADTIMDLSTGKKIHATREWIIRNSPVPIGTVPIYQALEKVNGKAENLTWEIYRDTLIEQAEQGVDYFTIHAGVLLRYIPLTAGRMTGIVSRGGSIMAAWCLAHHQESFLYTHFEDICEIMKTYDIAISLGDGLRPGSIADANDEAQFAELETLGELTEIAWKHDVQVMVEGPGHVPMHKIKENMDKQLDICREAPFYTLGPLTTDIAPGYDHITSAIGAAMIGWFGTAMLCYVTPKEHLGLPDKNDVREGVITYKIAAHAADLAKGHPGAQDRDNALSKARFEFRWRDQFHLALDPERALEYHDATLPAEGAKTAHFCSMCGPNFCSMRISHGIQESMNQLT; encoded by the coding sequence ATGGCAGGAACAGTGAAGCAGGAAAACGTAAATCTTTCGGTATTTCCGGGGAGCCGTAAAGTTTATGTAGAGGGTTCACGCCCGGACATCCAAGTCCCGATGCGTGAGATTAGTCTTACCCCTACAAGGGGAAGCGCCGGCGAAGAAATGAATGCGCCAGTGCGTGTGTACGATACGAGCGGGCTATATACCGATGACTTTGAACAAACGGATATACGGAAAGGCCTGCCGCCTCACCGGTTAGCCTGGATTGCAGAACGCGGCGATTCGGAGGAGTACGAGGGAGCAGCCCCGCAGGATGAGGGAAAAGGAAATGCCGCGGCCTGCGTGACAGAGACCTTTCCGGGATTGCAGCGGCGGCCTTTAAGAGCGCGTCCAGGTACCAATGTAACCCAGCTGCATTATGCACGGAAGGGAATCATTACCCCGGAGATGGAATATATTGCGATCCGCGAGAACATGAGTCCTGAATTTGTGAGAGACGAGGTAGCTGCCGGGCGTGCAATCATACCTGCTAATCTCAACCACCCGGAAAGTGAGCCGATGATCATCGGCCGTAATTTCCTGGTGAAGATTAACGCCAATATCGGCAATTCAGCAGTATCATCCTCTATCGAAGAGGAAGTGGAGAAAATGAGATGGGCCACCCGCTGGGGGGCAGACACCATAATGGATCTCTCCACCGGTAAAAAAATTCATGCCACCCGTGAATGGATTATCCGCAATTCTCCAGTACCGATCGGCACCGTTCCAATTTACCAGGCACTTGAAAAGGTAAACGGTAAGGCTGAAAATCTGACCTGGGAGATATACCGCGACACCCTCATTGAACAGGCGGAGCAGGGTGTGGACTACTTTACCATTCATGCCGGAGTGCTGCTGCGCTATATTCCGCTTACGGCCGGACGAATGACCGGGATTGTCTCCCGGGGCGGGTCCATTATGGCCGCCTGGTGTCTTGCCCATCATCAGGAGAGTTTCTTATATACGCATTTCGAGGACATTTGTGAAATTATGAAGACCTACGATATCGCCATTTCGCTGGGCGACGGACTGCGGCCGGGATCGATTGCCGATGCCAATGACGAAGCCCAGTTTGCTGAGCTGGAAACGCTGGGAGAGCTTACGGAAATTGCCTGGAAGCATGATGTTCAGGTTATGGTGGAGGGTCCCGGGCATGTGCCAATGCATAAAATCAAGGAAAACATGGATAAACAGCTGGACATCTGCCGGGAAGCCCCTTTTTATACACTGGGCCCGTTAACCACGGATATTGCTCCAGGCTATGACCATATCACCTCAGCAATTGGCGCTGCCATGATCGGCTGGTTCGGAACGGCGATGCTCTGTTATGTGACCCCCAAAGAGCATCTGGGACTCCCTGATAAAAATGATGTGCGCGAAGGTGTGATTACCTACAAAATCGCTGCCCATGCAGCCGATCTGGCCAAAGGGCATCCGGGTGCCCAGGACCGTGACAATGCGCTGTCCAAAGCACGGTTTGAATTCCGCTGGCGCGACCAGTTCCATCTGGCGCTCGATCCGGAGCGGGCACTGGAGTATCACGATGCGACTCTTCCCGCAGAAGGGGCCAAGACGGCGCATTTCTGTTCGATGTGCGGTCCGAACTTCTGCAGCATGCGGATTTCCCACGGCATTCAAGAATCAATGAACCAGCTCACCTAA
- the whiA gene encoding DNA-binding protein WhiA gives MSFAALTKKELTMVESQPCCEKAEMSALIRMNGSVQLSSKKVVLDISTENAAIARRVYSLLKKYYQVHIELLVRKKMRLKKNNVYIVRIPNRVQEILKDLRIVSEGFIFTDGIDEEIVGKNCCKRAYLRGAFMAGGSVNNPEGSSYHLEIASMYEEHCKALVELAGEFHLNARCIERKKGFILYIKEGEKIIEFLSLIGAHQALFKFEDVRIMRDMRNSVNRIVNCETANLNKTISAAVRQIENIKLLQREVGLESLPDKLREVAEIRLAHPDINLKEVGEMLKGTVSKSGVNHRLRKIDELADKVRGG, from the coding sequence TTGTCTTTTGCGGCCCTTACCAAAAAAGAGCTGACGATGGTGGAGAGCCAGCCATGCTGCGAGAAGGCAGAGATGTCAGCGCTGATCCGGATGAACGGTTCTGTGCAGCTTTCGAGCAAAAAGGTGGTTCTTGATATCTCGACGGAGAACGCCGCGATTGCAAGGCGGGTATATTCTTTGCTTAAGAAATATTACCAGGTCCATATCGAGCTGCTCGTGCGTAAAAAAATGCGTTTGAAGAAGAATAACGTCTATATTGTCCGAATTCCAAACCGCGTGCAGGAAATCCTGAAGGACCTGCGGATTGTCTCCGAAGGCTTCATCTTTACCGACGGGATCGATGAGGAGATCGTCGGAAAGAACTGCTGCAAACGGGCGTACCTCCGTGGAGCCTTTATGGCCGGCGGATCGGTGAACAATCCCGAGGGTTCCTCCTACCATTTGGAAATCGCTTCCATGTATGAAGAGCACTGCAAAGCACTGGTGGAGCTGGCTGGTGAATTTCACCTGAACGCCCGTTGCATCGAGCGCAAGAAAGGCTTTATTCTATACATTAAGGAAGGCGAGAAGATCATCGAGTTCCTGAGCCTGATCGGTGCGCATCAAGCGCTGTTCAAGTTTGAGGATGTGCGGATTATGCGCGATATGCGCAATTCCGTAAACCGGATCGTTAACTGCGAAACGGCTAACCTGAACAAAACGATTAGTGCTGCGGTACGGCAGATTGAGAACATTAAGCTGCTGCAGCGCGAGGTGGGTCTGGAGAGTCTGCCGGATAAGCTCCGTGAGGTTGCGGAAATCAGACTGGCACATCCGGACATTAACCTCAAGGAAGTGGGCGAAATGCTCAAGGGAACGGTCAGTAAATCGGGAGTAAACCACCGTTTACGCAAAATTGATGAGCTGGCGGATAAAGTCCGCGGAGGCTGA
- a CDS encoding ROK family glucokinase codes for MSELIYVGVDLGGTTIKVGICNAEGTLLHTFEGPTGTADGVDAVIDNIEKYVRQIVEESPYSWEQLAGVGAGLAGFTNIREGIIILAPNIGFRDVPIRSILEGRLNKPVKIDNDANVAALGEAWSGAGRGIENCVCYTLGTGVGGGIIINGKVYQGFAGLAGELGHISVVPDLEAIQCGCGNMGCLETVSSATGIIRMANDAVARGDRTSLSMVEKIAAKEVFDAAKAGDEVALRIVNRAAFYLGKSMAAVAAVLNPEVFIVGGGVSKAGDILFDEVRRVFAKLAPEPLQKGVTIVPAELGNDAGIIGAAGLLLRS; via the coding sequence ATGTCTGAACTTATCTACGTTGGCGTGGATTTAGGTGGAACCACGATTAAAGTTGGAATCTGCAATGCCGAGGGAACCCTGCTTCACACTTTTGAGGGACCTACGGGGACTGCAGATGGCGTTGATGCCGTTATCGATAATATCGAGAAGTATGTGCGCCAGATTGTGGAAGAATCCCCGTACTCTTGGGAACAGCTTGCCGGTGTAGGAGCAGGCCTGGCCGGATTTACGAATATTCGTGAAGGAATCATCATTCTTGCGCCTAACATAGGATTTAGAGATGTGCCGATCCGTTCTATTCTGGAAGGACGCCTTAACAAGCCAGTCAAAATAGACAATGACGCCAATGTGGCTGCACTGGGCGAGGCCTGGAGCGGCGCAGGACGCGGCATCGAGAATTGTGTCTGCTATACGCTGGGAACCGGTGTCGGCGGCGGGATCATCATTAACGGCAAGGTATACCAGGGCTTCGCCGGTCTGGCCGGAGAGCTTGGCCACATTTCCGTTGTGCCTGATCTGGAAGCCATTCAATGCGGCTGCGGCAACATGGGCTGCCTGGAAACCGTATCCTCTGCTACCGGCATTATCCGCATGGCTAATGATGCTGTAGCCCGCGGAGACCGCACCTCGCTCTCCATGGTGGAGAAGATTGCTGCGAAGGAAGTATTTGATGCTGCCAAGGCCGGCGACGAAGTAGCTCTGCGCATCGTTAACCGTGCAGCATTCTACCTGGGTAAATCGATGGCTGCAGTAGCGGCGGTGCTCAATCCGGAAGTGTTTATCGTTGGCGGCGGGGTTTCTAAAGCTGGTGACATTCTGTTTGATGAGGTTCGCCGTGTGTTCGCCAAGCTGGCTCCTGAACCGCTGCAAAAGGGCGTGACCATTGTACCGGCCGAGCTTGGAAATGATGCGGGGATTATTGGTGCAGCAGGTCTGCTGCTGCGTTCTTAA